The following proteins are co-located in the Vigna angularis cultivar LongXiaoDou No.4 chromosome 2, ASM1680809v1, whole genome shotgun sequence genome:
- the LOC108329386 gene encoding V-type proton ATPase subunit C: MASRYWAVSLPVHNSASQLWNQIQERISKHSFDTPLYRFNIPNLRVGTLDSLLSLSDDLAKSNNFVEGVTHKIRRQIEELERVSGVDSGGLTVDGVPVDSYLTRFVWDEAKYPTMSPLKEIVDGIHSQVAKIEDDLKVRVSEYNNIRSQLNAINRKQTGSLAVRDLSNLVKPEDIITSENLTTLLAIVSKYSQKDWLSSYETLTNYVVPRSSKKLYEDNEYALYTVTLFSRVADNFRTSAREKGFQIRDFEYSQETHENRKQELDKLVQDQERLKASLLQWCFTSYGEVFSSWMHFCAVRLFAESILRYGLPPSFLACVLAPSVKSEKKVRSILETLNDSTNSAYWKIEDDVGTGMVGLAGDSDAHPYVSFTINLA, encoded by the exons ATGGCGAGTAGGTACTGGGCAGTGTCTCTTCCCGTCCACAACTCCGCATCTCAACTGTGGAACCAAATTCAAGAACGAATCTCCAAACATTCCTTCGACACTCCTCTCTACCGA TTCAATATCCCTAACCTCCGCGTTGGAACCCTAGATTCTCTGCTCTCTCTCAGTGATGACCTCGCCAAG TCGAACAATTTCGTGGAAGGAGTGACGCACAAGATCAGGCGCCAGATTGAGGAGCTCGAGAGAGTTTCTGGTGTGGACAGTGGCGGCCTCACCGTTGACGGTGTCCCCGTGGATTCCTATTTGACTAG GTTTGTTTGGGATGAAGCCAAGTACCCCACCATGTCGCCTTTGAAGGAGATCGTGGATGGTATTCACAGTCAAGTGGCAAAGATTGAGGATGATCTCAAG GTTCGTGTTTCTGAGTATAACAATATTCGTAGTCAGCTTAATGCTATCAACCGAAAGCAAACTGGAAG CTTAGCAGTCCGTGATCTTTCCAACTTGGTTAAGCCAGAGGACATTATAACTTCAGAAAATTTAACTACCCTCCTTGCAATTGTTTCCAAGTATTCACAGAAGGACTGGCTTTCAAGCTACGAAACATTGACAAATTATGTG GTCCCCAGGTCTTCTAAGAAGTTGTACGAGGACAACGAATATGCTCTGTATACTGTAACACTCTTTAGTCGAGTTGCAGATAATTTTAGAACTAGTGCACGGGAAAAAGGGTTCCAA ATTCGTGACTTTGAATACAGTCAAGAAACACACGAGAACCGAAAGCAAGAGTTAGATAAATTGGTACAAGATCAGGAAAGACTGAAGGCTTCTCTGTTGCAATGGTGCTTTACCAGTTATGGAGAg GTTTTCAGTTCCTGGATGCACTTTTGTGCTGTGCGTTTATTTGCCGAGAGCATTCTGAGATATGGTCTGCCACCATCTTTCTTG GCATGCGTTTTGGCTCCGTCTGTGAAATCTGAGAAGAAAGTGCGCTCTATCCTTGAAACGTTGAATGATAGTACAAACAG TGCATACTGGAAGATTGAGGATGACGTAGGTACTGGGATGGTTGGCCTTGCAGGTGATTCCGATGCTCACCCTTATGTTTCTTTCACTATCAATCTTGCTTGA
- the LOC108328256 gene encoding B3 domain-containing transcription factor FUS3, producing MMMDQRQREKLLRKTEACAFVAGVAADLRLVAAPGDIPNTNNVNSITNTTSTTSNVSKSHGSGRIHDANHLGLVAAFTNLGTVHRKKRLPRQRRSTVTTTPTLFLPSKQHDPNLPSSTPSASSSLQSVKPSTPLRLAAREIDHRNLRFLFKKELKNSDVSSLRRMVLPKKAAETFLPPLDSKEGILLKMDDKDGTHAWSFKYRFWPNNNSRMYVLENTGDFVSTHGLRFGDTIMIYQHIENNNYVIQARKASEEDEFVEQSSETMNDMFPSDLEVNKPGCFNINYPAVNDAGMSFIYETTFSNDSPLDFLGGSMTNFSRIGPADETFGSVENLSLDDFY from the exons ATGATGATGGATCAGCGACAGCGAGAGAAACTGCTTCGCAAAACCGAGGCCTGTGCCTTCGTGGCAGGTGTTGCTGCCGACCTTCGACTTGTCGCCGCCCCAGGAGACATCCCCAACACCAACAACGTTAACAGCATCACCAACACCACCAGCACCACCAGCAACGTATCTAAATCTCACGGGTCGGGTCGGATCCATGACGCCAACCACCTTGGTCTCGTCGCTGCGTTTACCAACCTTGGAACTGTTCACAGGAAGAAGAGATTGCCCAGGCAGCGAAGATCCACCGTCACCACCACCCCCACCTTGTTTCTCCCCTCTAAGCAGCACGACCCTAATTTACCATCTTCAACTCCTTCCGCCTCCTCCTCTCTCCAGTCCGTTAAACCCTCCACTCCTCTCCGGCTCGCCGCACGT GAAATCGATCATAGAAACTTGAGGTTCCTTTTCAAAAAGGAGTTAAAGAACAGTGATGTTAGCTCCCTAAGGAGAATGGTATTGCCGAAG AAAGCAGCAGAGACTTTTCTTCCACCGCTGGATTCAAAAGAAGGAATTTTGCTCAAAATGGATGACAAAGATGGTACTCATGCATGGAGTTTCAAGTACAG GTTTTGGCCTAACAACAATAGTAGGATGTACGTACTTGAAAATACCG GAGATTTTGTCAGCACACATGGCCTTCGATTTGGCGATACCATTATGATTTACCAACATATTGAAAACAATAACTAT GTTATTCAGGCTAGAAAAGCTTccgaagaagatgaatttgtgGAACAAAGTAGTGAGACTATGAACGACATGTTCCCGAGTGACTTGGAGGTGAACAAACCAGGTTGTTTCAACATAAACTATCCTGCAGTGAATGATGCTGGCATGTCGTTCATATATGAGACTACTTTCTCAAATGACTCCCCACTTGACTTTTTGGGAGGATCAATGACGAACTTTTCAAGGATTGGACCAGCTGATGAAACCTTTGGTTCTGTTGAAAATTTGTCCCTTGATGACTTCTATTAA